From one Planococcus citri chromosome 3, ihPlaCitr1.1, whole genome shotgun sequence genomic stretch:
- the Ae2 gene encoding band 3 anion transport protein isoform X1: MSRMTKRFLSKARNKNGKDVSTTSGNLDEEMEKVFAMSGNDKFDLSHFAGDEEPEQKSHRRYSEGEFSNAHRKRSYPHIHLPIKGLKSHSSRKSNPSNVPRDVNVANANQDIVDGKSTNEPPHEKVLPRNDEDRKEFLFYDDEEDDNEEDSSSCKEAALSERAAARSGAHVSESPDKRVQFDIESPPSETEHHQSCPDESYKNTTNISEPEPLRKAKRKHSHHKRSRKHSDASKPRSKKLASDETENNPLELILQLEEPLQEFVQDDLASHRFDFSRRDKRRFSAKSTISSLLNRRPTESSIISSLPLKIYKKHFDHSPHEVFVQLDELIGAGEEREWKETARWIKYEEDVEEGADRWGRPHVASLSFHSLLNLRRCLETGVVLLDLEEKELPGVAYRVVEQMAIDQLIKEDEKATVIRALLLRHRHVNYHERFRFMRRNTSSYTSLQGLDETANNGHGSLTTSHSRNNLHEDQKGKGSKQNAAQDGNCTKNYAFNADGSVKGATTIDMKEETCYSSSVEDLARKAQKDKESILKRIPAGAEATTVLVGTVDFLQEAAIAFVRLAEGIYLPAVTEVTIPVRFMFILLGPPKADIDYHEVGRSISTLMSNADFHKKAYKATDRRDLLRAINEFLDYSIVLPPGNWERDALLSLRELSAKNEAIRKRRNRSNTVLFGKDDSKKEGQRLFDEDGAGSGDDDRDDPLRRTNTPFGGLINDIKRRAPFYKSDFLQGINGQCLSAAIFMYFAALSAAITFGGLFAGKTKNMIGISETLLSTCVAGVIFGFMAGQPLVIIGTTGPLLMFDESLFKFCIENRIDYLTMRMYIGFWLFVIAILVASVEGSVFIKVFTRFTEEIFSSLISLLYIYESISNLISVFKRNPLMRLDDYCSLTEPVVAALVMNDTQLLNNITTNDTNMADPSPIPDHGPVKMNVIPLNQPNTALFCMILCLGTFFLAYYLRHFRNSKFLGRSVRRALGDFGVPIAIVTMVTLDYVVPQTDTYKLTVPTGLTPTIDRSWLVSPLGSDGEFPIWAMFAAVVPAVLVYILVFMETHISELIIGKKERKLKKGNGFHLDIVLVCFTNVACGMIGAPWMCAASVRSITHVSAVTVMSTTHAPGDKPHIIEVKEQRVSALVVSTLTGLSVIMAPYLRLVPMAVLFGVFLYMGVSSIGGVQFFERLKLFLMPVKHHPQTAYVRKVPTVKMYLFTLIQLMCLAVLWIIKSSALSLTFPFFLILMVPLRAQLSMIFTSSELRALDSDEPDAIDKEDDEPDFYAESLLPG; this comes from the exons ccCACCGAAAAAGAAGCTATCCTCATATTCACTTGCCAATCAAAGGACTGAAATCGCATTCATCGAGGAAATCCAATCCATCG AATGTTCCTCGCGACGTGAACGTAGCAAACGCGAATCAGGACATCGTCGATGGAAAAAGTACCAATGAACCTCCACA CGAGAAAGTATTACCGCGGAACGACGAAGACAGAAAAGAATTTCTATTCTATGATGACGAAGAAGACGACAACGAAGAAGATTCATCATCGTGCAAAGAGGCCGCATTGTCGGAACGAGCAGCAGCCAGATCTGGCGCACATGTCAGCGAGTCTCCCGATAAACGGGTTCAGTTTGATATCG AATCTCCTCCCTCCGAAACTGAGCATCACCAAAGCTGCCCCGACGAATCATATAAAAATACCACAAACATATCGGAACCGGAACCACTTCGCAAAGCTAAAAGAAAACACAG CCATCATAAAAGATCTAGAAAGCATTCGGATGCAAGTAAGCCACGTTCCAAGAAGTTAGCAAGCGATGAAACCGAAAATAATCCTCTCGAATTGATTTTACAATTAGAAGAACCTTTGCAGGAATTCGTTCAAGATGATTTAGCCA GTCAtagatttgatttttctcgCCGAGATAAACGCAGATTTAGCGCCAAATCTACCATATCGTCGCTTTTAAACAGAAGACCTACCGAAAGCAGTATTATTTCATCACTTCCGTTGAAAATATATAAGAAACATTTCGATCATAGTCCGCACGAG GTTTTTGTTCAACTAGACGAGCTAATTGGCGCAGGCGAAGAACGAGAATGGAAAGAGACAGCTCGCTGGATCAAGTACGAAGAAGACGTCGAAGAAGGAGCCGATCGTTGGGGTCGTCCTCATGTAGCTTCGCTGAGTTTTCATTCGTTGTTGAACTTACGTCGATGCTTGGAAACAG GTGTCGTATTGCTCGACTTGGAGGAGAAAGAATTGCCAGGAGTTGCGTATCGAGTTGTCGAGCAAATGGCCATCGATCAGTTGATCAAGGAAGATGAAAAAGCTACCGTTATTCGGGCTCTTTTATTACGTCATCGACATGTCAACTATCACGAAAGGTTTCGATTCATGAGACGTAACACGTCAAGTTACACGAGCTTACAG GGTTTGGATGAAACAGCGAATAACGGACATGGGTCGCTTACAACGAGTCACTCTCGCAAT AATTTACACGAAGATCAGAAAGGAAAAGGCAGTAAGCAGAATGCGGCGCAAGATGGAAATTGTACTAAAAATTATGCATTTAACGCCGATGGAAGTGTTAAAGGAGCTACTACT ATCGATATGAAAGAAGAAACGTGTTATTCATCGTCCGTCGAAGATCTCGCTCGTAAAGCTCAAAAAGATAAAGAAAGTATCTTGAAGAGGATTCCTGCCGGAGCCGAAGCTACGACCGTATTAGTCGGTACCGTTGATTTTCTACAAGAAGCAGCCATCGCTTTTGTACGATTAGCAGAAGGGATTTATTTACCAGCTGTTACCGAA GTGACAATTCCTGTCAGATTTATGTTCATTTTACTCGGTCCACCGAAAGCTGATATTGATTATCATGAAGTTGGTCGATCGATATCCACGTTGATGTCTAATGCG GATTTCCATAAGAAAGCGTACAAAGCCACTGATAGACGAGATTTGCTCAGAGCTATCAACGAATTCCTCGATTACAGTATAGTGCTTCCTCCTGGTAATTGGGAAAGAGATGCTCTGTTATCCCTACGTGAATTAAGTGCTAAAAATGAAGCCATTAGAAAAAGACGCAACCGATCTAACACTGTACTCTTTGGTAAAG ATGACTCTAAAAAAGAAGGCCAACGGTTATTTGACGAAGACGGTGCTGGAAGCGGTGACGACGATCGTGACGACCCATTACGCAGGACAAATACCCCTTTCGGTGGTTTAATCAACGATATAAAAAGAAGAGCACCGTTTTATAAATCGGATTTCCTGCAGGGTATTAATGGACAATGTCTTTCAGCCGCCATCTTCATGTATTTTGCTGCCCTATCAGCGGCCATCACATTCGGCGGTTTATTCG CCGGTAAAACGAAAAACATGATTGGTATATCGGAAACATTGTTGTCGACGTGTGTAGCCGGTGTTATATTTGGCTTTATGGCCGGACAGCCTTTAGTTATCATTGGAACCACTGGACCTTTATTGATGTTTGACGAATCTCTTTTCAAG TTTTGTATCGAAAATCGCATCGATTACCTTACAATGAGAATGTACATAGGTTTCTGGTTATTCGTGATCGCCATTCTCGTAGCCAGCGTCGAAGGAAGCGTTTTCATCAAAGTTTTCACCAGATTCACCGAagaaattttctcatctttgATATCGCTGTTGTATATTTACGAAAGtatttcgaatttaatttcG GTATTCAAACGAAATCCGTTGATGAGATTGGATGATTACTGTTCGTTGACCGAACCAGTTGTAGCTGCTCTTGTTATGAATGATACACAGTTACTAAACAA TATCACCACCAACGACACGAACATGGCTGACCCTAGCCCTATACCAGACCATGGCCCTGTTAAGATGAACGTGATACCTTTGAATCAGCCAAATACAGCTTTATTTTGTATGATTCTCTGCCTCGGAACATTTTTCCTCGCGTATTATTTACGTCATTTTAGAAACAGTAAATTTCTCGGTCGAAGC GTTCGACGAGCTTTAGGAGACTTCGGTGTACCGATCGCGATTGTCACGATGGTGACTTTGGATTACGTCGTGCCGCAGACAGATACGTACAAACTCACCGTACCGACCGGTCTGACTCCTACGATCGACAGAAGCTGGCTCGTGTCACCTTTAGGATCAGACGGAGAGTTCCCTATTTGGGCCATGTTCGCTGCCGTTGTACCTGCCGTATTAGTTTATATTCTCGTATTTATGGAAACGCATATCAGCGA GTTGATTATCGGTAAGAAGgagagaaaattgaagaaaggcAACGGATTCCATTTAGATATAGTTTTAGTTTGTTTTACCAACGTGGCCTGCGGTATGATCGGTGCTCCTTGGATGTGCGCAGCTAGCGTTAGATCTATTACTCATGTTTCGGCGGTCACGGTTATGTCGACGACTCACGCTCCTGGTGATAAACCGCATATTATCGAAGTTAAAG AGCAGCGAGTTAGTGCACTGGTGGTTTCCACGTTGACGGGATTGTCGGTTATTATGGCTCCGTACCTGCGTTTGGTTCCAATGGCGGTGTTGTTTGGTGTCTTCCTTTACATGGGGGTGTCGTCTATCGGCGGTGTGCAATTTTTCGAAAGGTTGAAGTTGTTCTTGATGCCGGTTAAGCATCATCCGCAGACAGCTTATGTTCGAAAA GTACCAACTGTGAAAATGTATCTATTTACCCTGATACAGTTGATGTGCTTAGCGGTGCTGTGGATAATTAAATCATCGGCACTATCTCTTACGTTTCCGTTCTTCCTTATTTTAATGGTGCCTTTACGAGCTCAGTTATCGATGATTTTTACTTCTTCCGAACTTAGAGCT TTGGACAGCGATGAACCTGATGCAATTGATAAGGAAGACGACGAGCCGGACTTTTATGCTGAATCTTTACTACCGGGCTAA
- the Ae2 gene encoding band 3 anion exchange protein isoform X2 — MSRMTKRFLSKARNKNGKDVSTTSGNLDEEMEKVFAMSGNDKFDLSHFAGDEEPEQKSHRRYSEGEFSNAHRKRSYPHIHLPIKGLKSHSSRKSNPSNVPRDVNVANANQDIVDGKSTNEPPHEKVLPRNDEDRKEFLFYDDEEDDNEEDSSSCKEAALSERAAARSGAHVSESPDKRVQFDIESPPSETEHHQSCPDESYKNTTNISEPEPLRKAKRKHSHHKRSRKHSDASKPRSKKLASDETENNPLELILQLEEPLQEFVQDDLASHRFDFSRRDKRRFSAKSTISSLLNRRPTESSIISSLPLKIYKKHFDHSPHEVFVQLDELIGAGEEREWKETARWIKYEEDVEEGADRWGRPHVASLSFHSLLNLRRCLETGVVLLDLEEKELPGVAYRVVEQMAIDQLIKEDEKATVIRALLLRHRHVNYHERFRFMRRNTSSYTSLQNLHEDQKGKGSKQNAAQDGNCTKNYAFNADGSVKGATTIDMKEETCYSSSVEDLARKAQKDKESILKRIPAGAEATTVLVGTVDFLQEAAIAFVRLAEGIYLPAVTEVTIPVRFMFILLGPPKADIDYHEVGRSISTLMSNADFHKKAYKATDRRDLLRAINEFLDYSIVLPPGNWERDALLSLRELSAKNEAIRKRRNRSNTVLFGKDDSKKEGQRLFDEDGAGSGDDDRDDPLRRTNTPFGGLINDIKRRAPFYKSDFLQGINGQCLSAAIFMYFAALSAAITFGGLFAGKTKNMIGISETLLSTCVAGVIFGFMAGQPLVIIGTTGPLLMFDESLFKFCIENRIDYLTMRMYIGFWLFVIAILVASVEGSVFIKVFTRFTEEIFSSLISLLYIYESISNLISVFKRNPLMRLDDYCSLTEPVVAALVMNDTQLLNNITTNDTNMADPSPIPDHGPVKMNVIPLNQPNTALFCMILCLGTFFLAYYLRHFRNSKFLGRSVRRALGDFGVPIAIVTMVTLDYVVPQTDTYKLTVPTGLTPTIDRSWLVSPLGSDGEFPIWAMFAAVVPAVLVYILVFMETHISELIIGKKERKLKKGNGFHLDIVLVCFTNVACGMIGAPWMCAASVRSITHVSAVTVMSTTHAPGDKPHIIEVKEQRVSALVVSTLTGLSVIMAPYLRLVPMAVLFGVFLYMGVSSIGGVQFFERLKLFLMPVKHHPQTAYVRKVPTVKMYLFTLIQLMCLAVLWIIKSSALSLTFPFFLILMVPLRAQLSMIFTSSELRALDSDEPDAIDKEDDEPDFYAESLLPG, encoded by the exons ccCACCGAAAAAGAAGCTATCCTCATATTCACTTGCCAATCAAAGGACTGAAATCGCATTCATCGAGGAAATCCAATCCATCG AATGTTCCTCGCGACGTGAACGTAGCAAACGCGAATCAGGACATCGTCGATGGAAAAAGTACCAATGAACCTCCACA CGAGAAAGTATTACCGCGGAACGACGAAGACAGAAAAGAATTTCTATTCTATGATGACGAAGAAGACGACAACGAAGAAGATTCATCATCGTGCAAAGAGGCCGCATTGTCGGAACGAGCAGCAGCCAGATCTGGCGCACATGTCAGCGAGTCTCCCGATAAACGGGTTCAGTTTGATATCG AATCTCCTCCCTCCGAAACTGAGCATCACCAAAGCTGCCCCGACGAATCATATAAAAATACCACAAACATATCGGAACCGGAACCACTTCGCAAAGCTAAAAGAAAACACAG CCATCATAAAAGATCTAGAAAGCATTCGGATGCAAGTAAGCCACGTTCCAAGAAGTTAGCAAGCGATGAAACCGAAAATAATCCTCTCGAATTGATTTTACAATTAGAAGAACCTTTGCAGGAATTCGTTCAAGATGATTTAGCCA GTCAtagatttgatttttctcgCCGAGATAAACGCAGATTTAGCGCCAAATCTACCATATCGTCGCTTTTAAACAGAAGACCTACCGAAAGCAGTATTATTTCATCACTTCCGTTGAAAATATATAAGAAACATTTCGATCATAGTCCGCACGAG GTTTTTGTTCAACTAGACGAGCTAATTGGCGCAGGCGAAGAACGAGAATGGAAAGAGACAGCTCGCTGGATCAAGTACGAAGAAGACGTCGAAGAAGGAGCCGATCGTTGGGGTCGTCCTCATGTAGCTTCGCTGAGTTTTCATTCGTTGTTGAACTTACGTCGATGCTTGGAAACAG GTGTCGTATTGCTCGACTTGGAGGAGAAAGAATTGCCAGGAGTTGCGTATCGAGTTGTCGAGCAAATGGCCATCGATCAGTTGATCAAGGAAGATGAAAAAGCTACCGTTATTCGGGCTCTTTTATTACGTCATCGACATGTCAACTATCACGAAAGGTTTCGATTCATGAGACGTAACACGTCAAGTTACACGAGCTTACAG AATTTACACGAAGATCAGAAAGGAAAAGGCAGTAAGCAGAATGCGGCGCAAGATGGAAATTGTACTAAAAATTATGCATTTAACGCCGATGGAAGTGTTAAAGGAGCTACTACT ATCGATATGAAAGAAGAAACGTGTTATTCATCGTCCGTCGAAGATCTCGCTCGTAAAGCTCAAAAAGATAAAGAAAGTATCTTGAAGAGGATTCCTGCCGGAGCCGAAGCTACGACCGTATTAGTCGGTACCGTTGATTTTCTACAAGAAGCAGCCATCGCTTTTGTACGATTAGCAGAAGGGATTTATTTACCAGCTGTTACCGAA GTGACAATTCCTGTCAGATTTATGTTCATTTTACTCGGTCCACCGAAAGCTGATATTGATTATCATGAAGTTGGTCGATCGATATCCACGTTGATGTCTAATGCG GATTTCCATAAGAAAGCGTACAAAGCCACTGATAGACGAGATTTGCTCAGAGCTATCAACGAATTCCTCGATTACAGTATAGTGCTTCCTCCTGGTAATTGGGAAAGAGATGCTCTGTTATCCCTACGTGAATTAAGTGCTAAAAATGAAGCCATTAGAAAAAGACGCAACCGATCTAACACTGTACTCTTTGGTAAAG ATGACTCTAAAAAAGAAGGCCAACGGTTATTTGACGAAGACGGTGCTGGAAGCGGTGACGACGATCGTGACGACCCATTACGCAGGACAAATACCCCTTTCGGTGGTTTAATCAACGATATAAAAAGAAGAGCACCGTTTTATAAATCGGATTTCCTGCAGGGTATTAATGGACAATGTCTTTCAGCCGCCATCTTCATGTATTTTGCTGCCCTATCAGCGGCCATCACATTCGGCGGTTTATTCG CCGGTAAAACGAAAAACATGATTGGTATATCGGAAACATTGTTGTCGACGTGTGTAGCCGGTGTTATATTTGGCTTTATGGCCGGACAGCCTTTAGTTATCATTGGAACCACTGGACCTTTATTGATGTTTGACGAATCTCTTTTCAAG TTTTGTATCGAAAATCGCATCGATTACCTTACAATGAGAATGTACATAGGTTTCTGGTTATTCGTGATCGCCATTCTCGTAGCCAGCGTCGAAGGAAGCGTTTTCATCAAAGTTTTCACCAGATTCACCGAagaaattttctcatctttgATATCGCTGTTGTATATTTACGAAAGtatttcgaatttaatttcG GTATTCAAACGAAATCCGTTGATGAGATTGGATGATTACTGTTCGTTGACCGAACCAGTTGTAGCTGCTCTTGTTATGAATGATACACAGTTACTAAACAA TATCACCACCAACGACACGAACATGGCTGACCCTAGCCCTATACCAGACCATGGCCCTGTTAAGATGAACGTGATACCTTTGAATCAGCCAAATACAGCTTTATTTTGTATGATTCTCTGCCTCGGAACATTTTTCCTCGCGTATTATTTACGTCATTTTAGAAACAGTAAATTTCTCGGTCGAAGC GTTCGACGAGCTTTAGGAGACTTCGGTGTACCGATCGCGATTGTCACGATGGTGACTTTGGATTACGTCGTGCCGCAGACAGATACGTACAAACTCACCGTACCGACCGGTCTGACTCCTACGATCGACAGAAGCTGGCTCGTGTCACCTTTAGGATCAGACGGAGAGTTCCCTATTTGGGCCATGTTCGCTGCCGTTGTACCTGCCGTATTAGTTTATATTCTCGTATTTATGGAAACGCATATCAGCGA GTTGATTATCGGTAAGAAGgagagaaaattgaagaaaggcAACGGATTCCATTTAGATATAGTTTTAGTTTGTTTTACCAACGTGGCCTGCGGTATGATCGGTGCTCCTTGGATGTGCGCAGCTAGCGTTAGATCTATTACTCATGTTTCGGCGGTCACGGTTATGTCGACGACTCACGCTCCTGGTGATAAACCGCATATTATCGAAGTTAAAG AGCAGCGAGTTAGTGCACTGGTGGTTTCCACGTTGACGGGATTGTCGGTTATTATGGCTCCGTACCTGCGTTTGGTTCCAATGGCGGTGTTGTTTGGTGTCTTCCTTTACATGGGGGTGTCGTCTATCGGCGGTGTGCAATTTTTCGAAAGGTTGAAGTTGTTCTTGATGCCGGTTAAGCATCATCCGCAGACAGCTTATGTTCGAAAA GTACCAACTGTGAAAATGTATCTATTTACCCTGATACAGTTGATGTGCTTAGCGGTGCTGTGGATAATTAAATCATCGGCACTATCTCTTACGTTTCCGTTCTTCCTTATTTTAATGGTGCCTTTACGAGCTCAGTTATCGATGATTTTTACTTCTTCCGAACTTAGAGCT TTGGACAGCGATGAACCTGATGCAATTGATAAGGAAGACGACGAGCCGGACTTTTATGCTGAATCTTTACTACCGGGCTAA
- the ND-B14.7 gene encoding uncharacterized protein ND-B14.7 has product MSRAYRYYDSPDGYDLFRKTEYVCRKAASFGATVGLTDILLITQPKTYFSMAERFVRLCVPPIIAGGIFTTTVYMATNIRKKDDSYNHLLGGILTTCYINKLFKNTPWCWIFGCPIILMVIAYKDHKMLEGTKFMEDDTDRLLNVGNPVFEYDMQRSSMYKDKNNWVYSSWWN; this is encoded by the coding sequence ATGTCGCGTGCCTACAGATACTACGATTCTCCGGACGGCTACGACTTGTTCCGTAAAACCGAATACGTTTGCAGAAAAGCAGCCAGTTTCGGCGCGACTGTCGGCTTAACGGACATATTACTAATTACTCAGCCAAAAACATACTTCTCAATGGCGGAAAGATTCGTTCGTCTTTGTGTTCCACCGATAATCGCCGGAGGTATTTTCACCACGACCGTTTACATGGCTACGAATATCAGGAAGAAGGACGATTCTTATAATCATCTTCTCGGAGGCATCTTGACCACTTGTTATATCAATAAGTTATTTAAAAATACGCCTTGGTGTTGGATTTTCGGATGTCCTATAATTTTGATGGTGATCGCGTATAAAGATCATAAGATGTTGGAGGGTACTAAATTCATGGAAGATGACACTGATAGATTACTTAACGTTGGTAATCCGGTTTTCGAGTACGATATGCAACGTTCGTCCATGTACAAGGATAAAAATAACTGGGTGTATTCTAGTTGGTGGAATTGA
- the Arp6 gene encoding actin-related protein 6, with translation MGGIYIVDNGAYSIKAESSTKSSPRVVPNCIMKAKSEKRRPFVGDQIEECRDASGLFYILGFQKGYLVNWDVQKTVWDYVFGDLCSKGNFKETSVVVTEPCFNFPSIQEAANEIFFEEYECHSLLRINPSDLSAFHYLKKETKASNCLIVDTGYSFTHIVPYIKSKKYKEGIIRIDVGGKLLTNHLKEIISYRQLHVMDETYVINQVKEDCCFVSNNFKLDMNTTNKKWPENHIIQDYILPDFTTIRRGHSIPIDQTNQTDYQKLRLNNERFTVPELLFHPSDIGIKQMGIAEAIVASVFKCPSHTHSYLFKNIVLTGGNAKFPGMQKRVYDDVRSLVPHEYDINVHLPDDPVGYAWRGGVRLSKDAGFYSMVVTKEEYDEEGSNVCYERFDV, from the exons ATGGGTGGCATTTATATCGTAGATAATGGAGCTTATTCCATCAAAGCGGAATCTTCAACCAAGTCATCACCTAG GGTGGTGCCGAATTGCATCATGAAagcaaaaagtgagaaaagGAGACCATTTGTCGGCGATCAAATTGAAGAATGTCGTGATGCATCAGGATTATTTTACATACTAGGatttcaaaaa GGATACTTGGTCAATTGGGATGTACAGAAAACCGTATGGGACTACGTATTCGGTGACCTGTGCAGTAAAGGAAACTTCAAAGAAACCTCGGTCGTTGTCACAGAACcttgtttcaattttccttCCATTCAGGAAGCCGCCAATGAGATATTTTTCGAAGAATACGAATGCCATTCTTTATTAAGGATTAATC CTAGCGATTTGAGCGCATTTCATTatctgaaaaaagaaacaaaagcTTCAAATTGTCTGATCGTTGACACCGGTTACAGTTTCACTCACATCGTACCTTATATCAAAAGCAAAAAGTACAAAGAAGGTATAATCAGAATCGACGTAGGTGGTAAATTATTAACCAATCACCTCaaagaaataatttcatacag ACAATTGCACGTTATGGATGAAACCTACGTTATAAATCAAGTAAAAGAAGACTGCTGTTTtgtttcgaataatttcaaactCGATATGAATACGACGAATAAGAAATGGCCCGAAAATCATATTATTCAGGATTACATTCTACCTGATTTTACCACTATTAGGAGAGGTCATTCTATACCAATTGATCAAACCAATCAAACCGATTAT CAAAAATTGAGATTGAACAACGAAAGGTTTACGGTTCCTGAACTATTATTCCATCCATCCGATATCGGTATTAAACAAATGGGCATTGCGGAAGCAATTGTAGCTTCGGTATTTAAGTGCCCATCTCATACACAttcctacctatttaaaaatatcgTATTGACTGGAGGAAATGCTAAATTCCCTGGAATGCAGAAACGAGTCTACGATGACGTAAGATCACTAGTTCCGCACGAATACGATATCAATGTGCATTTACCCGATGA CCCTGTCGGTTACGCTTGGCGTGGAGGTGTTCGTTTGAGTAAAGATGCTGGGTTTTATTCGATGGTTGTTACGAAAGAAGAATACGACGAGGAAGGTTCCAATGTGTGTTACGAAAGGTTCGACGTTTAA